In Flavobacterium hankyongi, the genomic window CATAACCTTCTATCAAAATCAGAAAACCGAAAAATCACTGGAAGTGCTTAGACAATTATCCTCTCCAAGAGCATTAGTGATTCGTGATGGTAAAGAAATTCGAATTGCTGGTAGAGAAGTTGTTCCAGGTGATATTATTCTTTTAAATGAAGGCGATCGTGTCCCTGCTGACGCATTACTTTTAGAAAGTAATCATCTAACAATTGATGAATCTCTTTTGACTGGCGAGTCCATTCCTGTAATTAAATTGGTAGGTAATGATCTAACTAATGCGCAAAATCAAATTTTTAGCGGTACATTGGTAGTGCAAGGAAAAGGAACCGCAAAGGTTTTGAATACCGGTACCAAAACCCAATTTGGAAAAATTGGAACTTCACTTCAATCCATCGAACAAGATACAACTCGATTGCAACACGAAATAAAACAATTAGTTCGAAACTTATTTATCGTTGGTGCAGTTATAAGTGTTGCAGTAATTGCGGCTTTTTATTTTACGAGAGGCAATTTTATTCAGTCGCTTCTTAACGGACTTTCCACTGCAATGGCTCTTTTACCGGAAGAATTCCCTGTTGTTCTCACTATTTTTCTTGCATTGGGAGCCTGGCGAATTTCAAAAAAGAATGTATTAACCCGAAAACCAACTGCTATTGAAACGCTTGGCTCGGCTACCGTTTTATGTAGCGATAAAACAGGAACTATTACGCAAAACAAAATGGAAATAGCCGCTTTGCATAGCAGTAATAAAAGTTATTACAGGGAAGAATTCCAAGCCAATGAAACACAAATTGATGAGTTACTAAAAGCATTGTTTTTTGCCTCTACAGCAAATTCTATAGATCCAATGGAAAAGGCAATTGTCAATGAATTTAAAAAGCCTGATTCGAATGATAATGAATTGGCATTTTTAAAGGAATATCCGTTGAGTAAAAATTTGTTTGCTATGACAAGGGTTTTCAAATCAAAAAATGAAAACTCGAGTATTGCATTTTGCAAAGGTGCACCTGAAGCAATTTTCAAATTATGTCATTTATCTGAAGTGGAAATTGCTTCGTACACTCAAACAGTTCAAGAATTTGCACAAAAAGGTTTGAGAGTGCTTGCTGCTGCGAGCTGTAATTTACAAAACAAAATTTTACCCGAAAATCAAAGTGACTTTAATTTTTCCTTTGTTGGTTTAGTTGGATTTGAAGACCCAATAAGACCAGAAGTTCCTGCAGCAATAAAAGAATGCTATGAGGCAGGAATAAGAGTTATCATGATTACTGGTGATTATCCTGCAACCGCCAAAAGCATTGCTTCAAAAATTGGATTACAGCATTATGAAAATGTATTGACTGGAACAGAACTAACAAATCTAAGCAGCGAAGAATTAAAGCGAAAAATAACCCAAACTAATATTTTTGCCAGAATTATTCCCGAACAGAAACTTCAAATCATTCAGGCATTAAAAGCAAACACTGAAATTGTTGCCATGACTGGAGATGGTGTAAATGATGCTCCTGCCTTAAAAGCAGCCGACATTGGTATAGCTATGGGATTAAAAGGAACGGATGTTGCCCGTGAAGCATCTTCGATTGTATTGCTTGATGACAATTTTGCTTCTATAGTTCATGCCATTCGTTCAGGCAGAAAAATATTTGACAACCTGCAAAAAGCAATGTCTTATATAATAGCAATTCATATTCCGATTATTGGTCTTGTGTTATTTCCTGCATTTTTTACCTCTCTTCCAATTCTTTTAATGCCTTTACATATCGTGTTTTTAGAATTAATCATTGACCCTGTTTGTGCTATTGCCTTTGAATCAGAACAGGAAGAACAAGGCATCATGAGTCGTCCTCCACGCAATCCTGATGATTTATTTTTTGGATTCAGTAAAATATTTTCCAGTTTAATTAGAGGTTTACTTTTACTATTTATGGTACTTGCAGTCTATTTTCTTTCCATAAATGAAGGACACACATCTGGAGAAGTAAGAGCTATAGCCTTTTCATCGCTAATCATTGGGAATGTATTTTTAATACTTACCTCTCTTTCAAACACAAGAAGTTTTATGTCAATTATAAGAGAAAAAAAACTTTCAGTCTTAATTATTTCAATCACGGCATTGGTTCTTCTCTTCCTGACCATTACAATTCCTTTTTTACAAAATATTTTCAGTTTTCAATTTGCAGGCTATGAACACTTTAGAATTTCAATATTAGGAGCATCAGTAATGTTACTACTATTTGAACTAACAAAATGGTTGAAACAATTTAAATCTAAAAAAAAACAGCATTGAGACAAATAAAAAGTATGAAAACTGCTAACCGTGGTTTTGTGTAAGCAAAGGTTTAAATTTATCGGAAAGTATTAGTGTCTGCAATCTCTCTCGATGTACAGCCTTTTCCTTTAAACTTATCGGTATACTTGTAAACATAAAGTAACAACTTTTCACTCTTTATAAAAGATTAGACGATGGCCGTTACCCTATGAGCATTCCTAGCAACATAGGGCAAACGAACAGATTATTTTACTTTTATAACAACTTTTCCCTTAGCACGACTTGACTCAACATAAGACAGTGCTTCATTGGTTTGTTCAAACAGAAATACTTTATCAACTATTGGATGAATTTTTCCAGCTTCAATCAACTTGGTAATTTCGGTTAACTGTTTGCCTTCTGCTCTCATAAATAAGAACTTAAAATTGACATTCAGCTTTTTTGCTTTTCGTCTTACCGACATACTCAATAAACCCATCAGCATTTGAAAAGGCCAAGCCAAACCAATTTTCTTAGCAAATTCGGCTGTTGGGGGTCCTGTTAATGAAACAAGTGTGCCGCCCGGTTTTAGAATTTTTAAAGATTTTTCAAGAATTTCAGCTTCTCTATTGCTATGCAATACCACATCATAATCTTTTAAAATAGTAGCAAAATCTTGCGTTTTGTAATCAATCACTAAATCAGCACCAAGACTTTTAACTAAAGCCGTATTTGCCGAACTCGTTGTAGTTGTCACAAAAGCTCCAAGATGTTTTGCTAACTGAATAGCAAAAGTTCCCACACCCCCAGAACCTGCTTGAATAAAAACTTTTTGACCTTTCTTCAAGTTAGCAATTTCGACAAGTGCTTGCCAAGATGTTAATCCAACTAAAGGAATAGAAGCTGCTTCTTCCATTGAAATAGTTTTGGGTTTCAGAGCTAAATCAGATTCATTAACTGCGATTTGTTCTGCAAAAGTACCAATTCTGAAATCGCCAACTCTAGAATAAACCTCATCTCCTACTTTAAACTTAGCAACTTTCGCTCCTACTTTTGTAATCACACCCGCCATGTCATGTCCGTTTACAAAAGGCGTTTTGTAAGGTAAAAACAGTTTGAATTCTCCATTTCTAATTAGTGAATCTAATAAATTCACACCTGCAGCATCAATTTGAACCAAAACTTCATTTTCGTTTAGGGTTGGCTCATTCACATTGGTTAAATGTAATGTTTCTTTTTTGCCGTATTTTTTTACGATGAATGCTTTCATAATTTTACTTTATCGTTTCTAAATAACTTTTTCGTAATGCATCTGTTCCGCTTGAAACTTGACCAAAAAAAGTAGTTTCGGTTTTAATCCCACAAAATTCAAAAACACCTTGTTCAATTACTCTTATTTGGGCCTGATTCATTAATGTTTCTTCATAAATAGCTGTTGGTGTATTGGTATTGATGTAAACATGCGCTGTTTTCTCACTCAATAAACCTACTGAACCATTTTCGGTAATCTTATAAGCAAATCCGTGCGTAAAAACCCTATCGATAAATCCTTTTAACATCGCTGGCATTTGCGCCCACCACATAGGGTAAACAATTGTCAAATGATCTGCCCATTGTATCAATTTTTGATAATGCGCTGTATCGTTTGGTATTTCTTTACCCATAAACATATACTCAATATCGGGCATATCTAAAACCGGATTGAACTTCTCTCCATAAAGGTCGATAATTTTTACTTCTTCTCCTCTAGCAATTGCTTTTTTTTCAACTTCATCAACAATAGCTTTTGTAAAACTTGCAGGATTTAAGTGCGAATAAATGATAAGATGTTTCATAATTGTAAATTTTAAAATTGTATTATTGGTTTAATTGTTTCAGAATACTTTTTTCTAAAGTTCCGTAAGCAAAATGTTGCATGTTAATTAGCGTTGAAGAACCTTTGCCCACAACATTTCTGAATTTTGGATACTTCGTTTGAATCACTTTAATTACTCTTTCGGCTACAAGAATTGGATCTTCTGCCTTGTCTAATAAGGCATCAGAAAATTTTTGAATCTTATTTCTCAAAGTGTTATAGTCGGAAATTCTATTTACTGTAGCCGTTGAATTATTGATGACATTGGTTTTAAAAGCCGCAGGTTCAATCATGGCTACTTCAATATTAAACTCATTCAATTCATATCGTAAGGATTTGAAATAGCCTTCTAAAGCGTGTTTGGAAGCAGCATAGTAAGCCGTATTTGGAAAAGATACAAGTCCAATAATAGAACTTACCGTAATAATTTTACCTGATTTTTGTTTTCTAAAGTGCGGTAATATTGCATTGGTAACCTTGATGGTTCCCCAGAAGTTGGTTTCTAATTGTTGTCTACCCAACTCAATAGGAGTTTCTTCGGCAATTCCTGATACATAAAATCCGGCATTATTGATAAGCACGTCTAATTGAGTCGTTTCTTTGAAAAGTCTTTCTGAAAAAGTAGTAATGGATTGCTCTGAATCTAAATCTAATGCAATCATTTTGAACGGTACAGTTGCTGCATATTTTTCGGGATTTCTGCTGGTGCCTATTACATTGAAGCCCGATTTATGTAATTGGTTTGCGATTAACAACCCAAAGCCTGATGAGGCACCTGTTATTAAAATTGTTGGTTTCATTTCGTTTCTTTTAAATATTATTTTATAAATTTGCTTGCTTTTTGCAAGTGCAAATATACAAACTACTTTCAAAATGCAAGTGAAGTTTTGAAATATTTTTATAGTTATGGAAAAAAATAAAAAAAGATCGGACTGTCCAATTAGTTGTACTCTTGATATTTTAGGCGATAAATGGTCGTTATTGATCATTAGAGATATGATGTTTCGTCAAAAATCGACTTATGGGGAATTTTTAAAATCGGAAGAAAAAATTGCTACCAATATTTTGGCTTCAAGACTACAAAATTTGGAAGAAAATGAGCTTATCGAGAAACTAGAACACCCAGAAAGTAAAGCCAAGGTTTTATATAAGCTTACACCAAAAGCAATTGATTTATTACCCATTATTGTAGAAATCCATTTATGGGCAGATAAATACTTTACCATTCCAGCCGACATAAAAGCCATGATAAATGATGCTAAAAAAGGAAAAGAGGCCTTTATAAAAGCTACAACGCAGCAATTAAAAAAGCAAATAGCGGGTTAAAAAGATCGAACTGCTAACAAGAGTCAGAGGATATTGCGAATTTTGTGAGTAAATTAAAGTTTACATTTCGATAGATTTTTCTTAAATATAAATAGTCGATTTAAAAACGCTAACATCAATAAGTACAGAACGCTAGTTAGTAGCTTAACAAAAGCTAAATTCATTTTTAACAAAATCTTTTTAAACAATCAAAATATTAATCGTAATATTGCGATAATTAATTTAATTATGGGAATTACTAAAACTGATATATTCAACGAACAGCAAAACAAGTTGGCAACCATACTAAAAGCACTGGCACATCCGGCACGTATTGCTATACTTCAACATATCATCAAGCAAAATGCTTGTATTTGTAATGATTTAGTAAATGAACTTGGTTTAGCCCAAGCCACAATCTCTCAGCATTTGAGAGAATTAAAAAACATAGGCATCATCAAAGGAAATATAGAAGGAACCAGTGTTTGTTATTGTATAGATGAAGAAATTTGGCTACAAATTAAATCTGAACTCACACTCTTCTTTACAGAAGATGTAAAAACAAAAAAAAGCTGCTAGTATTTTTTTGAAAACAACAATCGTAATATTACAATATAACAATAAAATAAAATCACTATGAAACTATCAGATGTAAAAAGTATTTTACCAACACTAGACAATGTTGTTTTTCAATTAGAAAACGGAACCTATGTTCCTGAACATTTCCACGTAACAGAAATTGGTGTTGTGACCAAACATTTCATTGATTGTGGAGGAACAATTCGAAACGAAAAAGTTACAAACTTCCAGTTGTGGAATGCTAACGACTATGAACATAGACTTAAACCTTCAAAACTTATGAATATCATAAAACTGTCTGAAGAAAAGCTTGGCATTGAAGATTTGGAAATTGAAGTGGAATATCAAGGTGAAACCATTGGTAAATACGAATTAGAATTTAATGGAAACCATTTTTTATTAAAAAACAAAACAACAGCATGTTTAGCCTCAGATGCTTGTGGTATCCCATCTCAAAAAGAAGAAAACACAGCTTGCTGTTCCCCTAACTCTAAATGCTGCTAACTATGATAGAAAAAGCTATCAAATATAAGAAGCCACTCATCATAACAACTTCTGTTATAGCATTACAGTTATTTTTTGGTTTTGATCCTAAGTTTTGCATTATTAATATGATTTGGTTATTAGTTTAAAAGCATGGAAGTAAAAAAAATATTAGTTCTTTGTACCGGAAACAGTTGCAGAAGCCAAATCGCTGAAGGTTATTTACGCCACTACACAAACAATCGAGCAATTGTGTATAGTGCCGGTGTAGAAACTCATGGTGTAAATCCAAAGGCAATTGCAATAATGAAAGAAGACAATATTGACATTTCAAATCATACCTCAAACAATGTTAATGAATATTACAATGTTGATTTTGATTATGTGATAACCGTTTGCGATAATGCTAACGAAAGATGTCCTTTCTTTCCGTCACAAGCAAAAAAGTTTCATCAAAATTTTCCAGACCCTGCAAAAGCAACAGGATCAGAAAAAGAAGTTGAGGAAAAATTTAGAGAAGTACGAGATCTTATTAAAAAATATTGTCAGGAGTTTGCAATAACAAACATAAAATAGCTGCTAGTGCAGCTATTTTTTTTCATTAGTTCTATTCATTCGAGTGGTGTAATAGCTGTTAACTCTTTTTTGAATCATAACAGATTCCAAAAATTCTTTTGTACTTGCAATAATTAGTCTTAAATTTAGTATTATTATCCTGAGTCAGTATAAAAAATATAAGGCTGATTTAAAATTTTAAAACATAGTAAGCAATGCAAAAATTACAGTTTAAAAAAGAAATAAAAGCATCAGCTCAAAAAGTATATGAAACGATGCTTGGCTTAAAAAACAAAGCTACTTACGAATATTGGACAGCAACTTTTAATCCTACTTCTACTTATGAAGGTAGTTGGGACAAAGGAAGTAAAATTCATTTTGTAGGGGTAGATGAAAGCGGTAAAAAAGGCGGAATGGCTTCAGAAATTGTAGCGCATCAACCTGCCGGGTTTGTTTCTATACGTCATTATGGATTTCTGGACGGTGATCTTGAAATTACCACAGGTGAACAAGTAGAAAAATGGGCAGGTGGTCATGAAAATTACAGTTTTCAAGAAAACAATGGTATTACAACGGTAACGGTAGATATGGATACTATCGATGAATACTTGGAATATTTCAATGACATTTATCCAAAAGCATTAGACAAATTAAAAGAGATTTCTAAAAAATAAATAATTGCATGACCAATTTGAATTCTCCAACTTTTTCAATTTTGACAACTGAAAAATTAACTTTGAGACAATTATCTATTGACGATCAGCAAGCAATTTTTGATTTGCGTTCTGACCCAGATATTAATAAATACCTTGGCAGACAACTTTGTGAAACAAAAGAAGAAGCTATAAACTTTATCAATAAGGTTAACGAAAATATTGAAAAAAACATTTCATTCTATTGGGCAATTACTTTAACAGATACCAAAACATTTGTTGGTACGATTTGTCTATTTGATTTTTCAAACGAAAGAAGCAGTTGTGAAATAGGGTACGAACTTATAACAAAGTTCCAAGGACAAGGTATAATGAAAGAAGCTCTGCAAGTGGTTATTGATTATGTTTTTCAATCATTAAAATTTAAAAAAATAGTTGCGTTTACTCATCACGAAAATCTGAACTCAACAAAACTATTAACAAAATTTAATTTTGTAGCATCTTCAGAATTAGATGACGAAAATCCAAACCTAATCATGTTCACTTTAACACAATAACTACTAAAAGTGAAAATTCGAATCTCTGAAAACGATTTTCATTTAGTTTTAATTGGTACTGACTGATGACTTTTCTTTTAAGAGTAAAAATTTATAGAATGTGAAATGAGAAATACCATAGGCTAAAATTACAATTTGGTAAATAGCTTCATTTTTCACATAAAACTTATTAATAAAAAAAGCGCCAATTTGTACAACAAACAAGATGGCGCTAATAAGTAGCCAATACCCTTTTTTATCCGAATTATTCACATAATTTATAATAGCAACACCACCAATAAGTGATGTACAAAAAGTATTCAATATCCAAATATAATAAGCATCACCCAAACTATTATCAACAAAATCAACTAGATACAAGTACAATACAAAAAAAGGAATAATAGCAACAAATACTGCAATTTTTGTTTGTTGGGTTATTAAATCAAAAACCAAAAAACACAGACATATTTTAAAAAACAGTGAGCAAATACTTGCTAAAGCAAAAAAATCAGTGAAACTTAAAGTAAAAAAAACTGATGCAAACTGATAAAACAAAAGTGCTAAGAAATAGACTAATTGCTTTTTTGAAGAGCTAACAAAATATAAAACAAGTAAAATAGGTATTCTTATAAACCAAAATATTTTTTCAAAAAATTCCCAATCAAACATTGATGAAAAACTGTAAAGTAACAGGTTTCCGAAGTATAAAATTATTAGTAGTTTTGAAAGTTTGTGTAATTTCAAATCCATTTAAAGCAGTTAATACCTTAAATTTACTACAATAAATTAACATTTACAATAATTAATTATGTCGGTCACAATAAGAAAAGCTACAATTACAGATATGATTTCGGTTTTAGAGATTGTAAACTACGAAATCTCAAACACAACTGCTATTTGGGATTATGACCTTAGGACATTAGAAGAACAAGAAGCAATTTACATTGAAAAACTTGAAAAAGAGTTTCCTTTTTTAGTTGCAGAAATAGATGGTAAAATTGTTGGTTTTGGAACTTATGGAACTTTCCGATTTAAAATTGGGTATCGATTTACTGTAGAACATTCTGTTTACATTAACAAAGATTTTCATGGCAATGGAATTGGCACCCTACTGCTCAAAGAATTAATTGAGATCGCTAGGAATCAAAACTTACACACGATGATTGGTGTTATCGATTCTGAAAATCATGGTAGTATTACATTTCATAAAAAACTTGGTTTTCAAGAAGTGGGACACATTAAAGAAACAGGGTTTAAATTTGATCGATGGTTGGATTCTGTTTTTGTGCAAATTTTATTATAATTTTCTTCCTAGAACTGGCAAAAATTAATTCTTACCTTTGCAAAAAAATAAATACATGCAAAATTTATATATAGGTTATCATTTTCAAGTAGAACCAAAAGATTTAGGTTCAGAAATTTTAATTGCCGAATTAGGAGAACTTCCTTTTGATAGTTTTATTGAAACAGAAAATGGTTTCTCAGCATATATACCAAAAGAAAACTGGAACGAAAATATCTTAGAAGATATTTATATTTTGAATAACCCTGAGTTCAAAATTAGTTTTACTATTGAGGAAATTGAACAAAAAAACTGGAATGCCGAATGGGAAAAAAACTTTGATCCAATTGATGTAGATGGTCTTTGTCATGTTCGTGCACCCTTCCACCCAAAAACAGATGCTCAATACGATATTGTAATTGAACCAAAAATGAGTTTTGGAACTGGTCATCATGAAACAACTCATATGATGATTCAACACCTATTAGAAATGGATGTTGAAGGTTTAAAAACTCTTGATATGGGATGTGGCACAGCAATTTTAGCGATTTTAGCAGAAATGAAAGGTGCTCAACCAATAGATGCTATTGATATTGATAATTGGTGCTACTTAAATTCAATAGAAAATGCTGAAAGAAACAATTGCCAACACATTTCAGTATACGAAGGAGATGCATCACTTTTAGCAGGTAAAAAATATGATTTAATTATTGCTAACATCAACCGAAACATACTATTAAACGATATGCAAACGTATGTAGATAGCTTAAATCCTAAAGGTATTATTTTGTTTAGTGGATTTTACGAACAAGACATACCTCACATTGATGCTTCTTGTACAGAAAAAGGTTTAACTTTTGTTAAAAAAATAAACCGAAACAACTGGGTATCATTAAAATATGTAAATTCGTAATTAAGAAAAATACCCCCAAATCTAAATGGCGACGATTGAAAAAATACAAGAACAATTAGAGGTACTGGAACTAGTTGCTACCAACCATGAAATTATTTTGTATAACGACGATGTTAATACTTTTGATCATGTGATAGACACTTTAGTACGTGTTTGTAAACACGACGATCTTCAGGCAGAACAATGTGCTTTATTAGTTCATTATACTGGAAAATGCGGTGTAAAAACAGGTTCTTTTGACGAATTAAAACCACAATGTAGTGCATTATTAGATGCTGGTTTGAGTGCTGAAATTATTTAACAAATTATTTGTTAAACGTTAAATTCTCCATATCTTTCACTTTTAAATTTTAAAGTAAATATGGAAGTCTACGGAAAAATACTCATTATTGCGATGCCATGTTTTTTGGCACTCATTATTATTGAAAAATTGTACGGCTATTTCAAAGGGGTTGATCATGCTCCGCTAATGGACAGTGTTTCAAGTATTAGTTCCGGAGTTACCAATGCAACAAAGGATGTTTTGGGTTTAAGTATCACCATTCTGACTTATGAGTGGATGGTTTCTAAAATGGCATTATTCACTATTCAAGAATCAGCCCTAGCCTATATTGTTGCCTTTATTGCTATAGATTTTCAAGGGTATTGGACACATCGATGGGCTCATCAAATTAATATTTTTTGGAACAAACATGCTATTCATCATAGTAGTGAAGAGTTTAACTTATCGTGTGCTTTACGTCAATCGGTTTCACAATTTTTTAATTTATTTACTTTTCTATTATTACCTGCTGCTTTGTTAGGTGTTCCTGCTAAGGTAATCGCCATTACACTTCCTATCCAGTTTTTTATACAATTTTGGTATCATACCAGATACATTAACAAAATGGGCTTTTTGGAAAAAATTATCGTTACTCCTTCACACCATAGAGTTCATCATGCCATTAACCCTGAATACATGGATAAAAATCATTCGCAGGTTTTTATTATTTGGGATAAAATGTTTGGCACTTTCCAAGAAGAATTACCAGAAGTTCCTGCAGTATTTGGAATTACTCGTCCAGCCGAAACCTGGAATCCATTCAAAATTAATTTCCAACATATGTGGGTTTTAATAAGAGATGCGTGGCGTGCAGAAAAATTTTCGGACAAACTAAAAATTTGGTTTATGCCAACAGGTTGGCGCCCTGAAGGATTTGACAAAAAATATCCCCTTCATAAAATTGATAATGTCTACAATTTTCAAAAATTTGGAACCAATAATAGCAAAACATTGATTGCTTGGTCGGTAGCGCAATTACTACTTACATTACTACTTATCACTTATTTCTTTGATAATATTGCTAAAATTGGTATACCAGGAATTTTTATTTACGGATTTTTTATTTTCGCTACAGTTTATAGCTATACTGAATTGATGGATAAAAACAAATATGCCTTTGTCTATGAAGGTATACGTTATGCTTTTGCAATTGCCATTGTGTTCCTAATAGGAAGCTGGTTCAAAATTGATGATGTAATTCCGTATGGAACAATTATCGTTATGAGTTACTTGACTTTATGTCTTTTAATAAGTATTTATTTTGTGACTGTAGAATTTAAAGAAACGCAAAACCAACCTGCCTTAAGTTAATTTTATGAGTAATTATTTAAAAATTTTCGCTGGAATAAGTGTGTTTTATCTTGTTCTATTATTTATTGGTCAAGATGAAATCGCTTGGTATTTAAAGCCCTTTTTACTTCCTTTCTTAATTTTAGAAACCTATTCATCAGAAAATTTCAAAACCAAAAACTTACTCCTTTCGGCATTGATTTTTTCATGGATTGGAGATATAATTTTAATGTTTGCAGATAAAGGTGAATTGTATTTTATCTTCGGTTTAGTTTCCTTCCTGATTGCCCATATTATATTCATTGTTCTATTCATAAAACAAGAAAAAGAAACAACTACTACAAACAAATTGTTTTGGATAGGATTGATTATAGTTGGAATCTATCTTCTTGGAATGTTGTTCCTACTCTTCCCAAGTCTAGGCGATTTAAAAATTCCTGTAACTGTTTATGCTGTTACCATATCAACCATGCTTTTAATGGCTGTAAAAGGTTATTTTAATTGGAGTAAACCTTACAATCAAACTGTTTTATTAGGTGCTCTAATTTTTGTTTCTTCAGATAGTATTTTGGCAATAAATAAATTCCACTCTGAACTACCAAAATCAGGGTTTTTAATAATGACAACGTATATTGTTGCTCAGTTTTTAATTACCAAAGGGATTTTAAATCTCAATAAAAAAAATTAACTAATCTTTCCTATTGCACAACTTACATACGATTTTGCTTTTTTAGCCACTGAATTTGCAGTTCCTTCTTCAGGATAACCTAATTTAGCGAGTATTTCTTTTACAGTTCCTACTATATCATTAGAAACGTACTCAAAATTGACTTTACTCTCTTCAATTAAAACTTCAATATTTTGAATCCCTTTAATACTAGCTAATTTTGATGTAATAGTGTTGGCACAACCTCCACACTTTAAATTTTGAACAATTA contains:
- a CDS encoding GNAT family N-acetyltransferase, giving the protein MSVTIRKATITDMISVLEIVNYEISNTTAIWDYDLRTLEEQEAIYIEKLEKEFPFLVAEIDGKIVGFGTYGTFRFKIGYRFTVEHSVYINKDFHGNGIGTLLLKELIEIARNQNLHTMIGVIDSENHGSITFHKKLGFQEVGHIKETGFKFDRWLDSVFVQILL
- the prmA gene encoding 50S ribosomal protein L11 methyltransferase; translated protein: MQNLYIGYHFQVEPKDLGSEILIAELGELPFDSFIETENGFSAYIPKENWNENILEDIYILNNPEFKISFTIEEIEQKNWNAEWEKNFDPIDVDGLCHVRAPFHPKTDAQYDIVIEPKMSFGTGHHETTHMMIQHLLEMDVEGLKTLDMGCGTAILAILAEMKGAQPIDAIDIDNWCYLNSIENAERNNCQHISVYEGDASLLAGKKYDLIIANINRNILLNDMQTYVDSLNPKGIILFSGFYEQDIPHIDASCTEKGLTFVKKINRNNWVSLKYVNS
- a CDS encoding ATP-dependent Clp protease adaptor ClpS — encoded protein: MATIEKIQEQLEVLELVATNHEIILYNDDVNTFDHVIDTLVRVCKHDDLQAEQCALLVHYTGKCGVKTGSFDELKPQCSALLDAGLSAEII
- a CDS encoding sterol desaturase family protein, which translates into the protein MEVYGKILIIAMPCFLALIIIEKLYGYFKGVDHAPLMDSVSSISSGVTNATKDVLGLSITILTYEWMVSKMALFTIQESALAYIVAFIAIDFQGYWTHRWAHQINIFWNKHAIHHSSEEFNLSCALRQSVSQFFNLFTFLLLPAALLGVPAKVIAITLPIQFFIQFWYHTRYINKMGFLEKIIVTPSHHRVHHAINPEYMDKNHSQVFIIWDKMFGTFQEELPEVPAVFGITRPAETWNPFKINFQHMWVLIRDAWRAEKFSDKLKIWFMPTGWRPEGFDKKYPLHKIDNVYNFQKFGTNNSKTLIAWSVAQLLLTLLLITYFFDNIAKIGIPGIFIYGFFIFATVYSYTELMDKNKYAFVYEGIRYAFAIAIVFLIGSWFKIDDVIPYGTIIVMSYLTLCLLISIYFVTVEFKETQNQPALS
- a CDS encoding lysoplasmalogenase — encoded protein: MSNYLKIFAGISVFYLVLLFIGQDEIAWYLKPFLLPFLILETYSSENFKTKNLLLSALIFSWIGDIILMFADKGELYFIFGLVSFLIAHIIFIVLFIKQEKETTTTNKLFWIGLIIVGIYLLGMLFLLFPSLGDLKIPVTVYAVTISTMLLMAVKGYFNWSKPYNQTVLLGALIFVSSDSILAINKFHSELPKSGFLIMTTYIVAQFLITKGILNLNKKN
- a CDS encoding heavy-metal-associated domain-containing protein: MKASVIVQNLKCGGCANTITSKLASIKGIQNIEVLIEESKVNFEYVSNDIVGTVKEILAKLGYPEEGTANSVAKKAKSYVSCAIGKIS